A genomic window from Caldicellulosiruptor kronotskyensis 2002 includes:
- a CDS encoding carbohydrate ABC transporter permease, whose protein sequence is MQRDKASKLMQNLGILLFLAPALILIGVYIIWPIIMSFDLSMYEWDGVSPRKLYLGFKNWIDLIHDSIFWHAFGNNIKFIFLSIIIEMPIAILIAVMLDRGGKKFDAFKSLFYLPMLMSSVAIGVLFKYIYDPSFGLLAGILNFLHLDFLNQDWLGDPNVAFYSVVAVICWQYIPFYMIFFIAAISNIPHELYEAARIDGATQGQYFWKIELPLLAPSIKTACILSLIGSLKYFDLIYVMTEGGPSNATELMATYMYKNAFASFKMGYGSTIASAMFIIITTAGILAYFATKKKEA, encoded by the coding sequence TTGCAGAGAGATAAGGCATCAAAACTAATGCAAAATTTAGGCATTTTATTGTTTTTGGCTCCCGCTTTAATTCTTATTGGAGTTTATATAATTTGGCCAATAATAATGTCTTTTGACCTCAGTATGTACGAGTGGGATGGTGTTTCTCCTCGAAAATTATATCTTGGTTTTAAAAACTGGATTGATCTTATACATGACTCGATATTTTGGCACGCATTTGGTAATAATATTAAATTTATATTTTTATCTATAATAATCGAAATGCCAATTGCAATATTGATAGCAGTAATGCTTGATAGAGGTGGCAAAAAGTTTGATGCATTTAAGTCACTGTTTTATCTTCCAATGTTAATGTCATCAGTGGCGATTGGTGTACTATTTAAATATATATATGATCCATCATTTGGGCTTTTAGCTGGAATACTTAACTTTTTACACCTTGACTTTTTAAATCAAGATTGGCTGGGTGATCCAAATGTAGCTTTCTACTCTGTTGTTGCTGTTATATGTTGGCAATATATACCTTTTTACATGATATTCTTTATAGCTGCAATTTCTAACATTCCTCATGAACTTTACGAAGCAGCAAGAATAGACGGGGCAACACAAGGTCAGTATTTTTGGAAAATAGAACTTCCTCTTTTAGCCCCGTCCATAAAGACTGCTTGTATTTTATCCTTGATTGGTTCTCTTAAATATTTTGATTTGATTTATGTTATGACAGAGGGCGGACCGTCAAACGCAACAGAACTCATGGCAACTTATATGTATAAAAACGCTTTTGCCTCATTTAAGATGGGATATGGCAGCACAATTGCTTCGGCAATGTTCATAATAATTACAACAGCAGGAATTTTAGCATATTTTGCGACAAAGAAAAAAGAAGCTTAA
- a CDS encoding extracellular solute-binding protein produces MKRLGRIVALVTLVVFMLSLVLVFSPSEKAFSSAGGTKKIVFWHITTDAVGKQMIQNQVNRFLKAHPDFKVEVVPLQNDSFKTKLKIAMGSNQAPDVFVTWGGGPFFEYVRAGKVKDITAYMNEKNYKSRFVDAAFGPITYNNKIWAVPVEGAGVALVWYNKEIFKKYNLKVPTTYDEFLNIVKVLKSKGITPITLANKTKWPGCFWYWNLVNKLGGASAFEKAAERTGGSFADEPFVKAGQMLQDLVKMGAFPKGFNGLDWDTGQSRMLLYSGKAAMELMGTWQIPIVKAEKKEFYEKNLDFFPFPSIKGGKGDPTSLVGMASSNYYAVTTTCKYPKEAFNMIQYLIDDQAVKERINYGQIPPVKGLKFTDPMLQKVYDVISKAKSIQLWWDQYLPPQLAETHKDIVQSLFGLTITPKAAAEKMEKAAKEYFKK; encoded by the coding sequence GTGAAGAGGCTTGGAAGAATTGTAGCGTTGGTAACTTTGGTTGTTTTTATGTTGAGCTTAGTTTTAGTTTTTTCACCATCTGAAAAGGCTTTCAGCTCAGCTGGTGGAACAAAAAAGATTGTATTTTGGCACATCACAACTGATGCTGTCGGAAAGCAAATGATTCAAAACCAAGTAAACAGATTTTTGAAAGCGCATCCAGACTTTAAGGTTGAAGTTGTTCCACTACAGAATGATTCATTCAAGACAAAATTAAAAATTGCTATGGGTTCTAACCAGGCACCAGATGTATTTGTTACATGGGGTGGTGGTCCTTTCTTTGAATATGTAAGGGCTGGTAAGGTAAAAGATATTACAGCTTATATGAACGAGAAAAATTATAAGAGCAGATTTGTTGATGCAGCATTTGGCCCAATTACTTATAACAATAAGATATGGGCAGTTCCAGTTGAAGGCGCTGGTGTTGCGCTTGTATGGTACAATAAGGAAATATTCAAAAAATACAATTTGAAAGTACCAACGACTTATGATGAGTTTCTAAATATTGTAAAGGTATTAAAATCAAAAGGAATAACTCCGATAACTCTTGCTAATAAAACAAAATGGCCTGGTTGTTTCTGGTATTGGAATTTGGTAAATAAATTAGGTGGTGCTTCAGCGTTTGAAAAAGCTGCTGAGAGAACAGGTGGTAGCTTTGCAGATGAACCGTTTGTAAAAGCAGGTCAGATGCTTCAGGATTTGGTCAAAATGGGAGCATTCCCAAAAGGATTTAATGGACTTGACTGGGATACGGGACAATCAAGAATGCTTTTATACTCTGGAAAAGCTGCAATGGAATTAATGGGAACTTGGCAGATACCTATAGTAAAGGCTGAAAAGAAAGAATTTTATGAAAAGAATCTTGATTTCTTCCCATTCCCGTCGATTAAGGGTGGGAAAGGAGATCCAACAAGTTTAGTTGGAATGGCGTCTTCAAACTACTATGCTGTGACAACTACATGTAAGTATCCAAAAGAAGCATTCAATATGATTCAATACTTGATTGATGATCAGGCAGTAAAAGAGAGAATTAACTATGGTCAAATTCCACCTGTAAAAGGATTAAAATTTACAGATCCAATGCTACAAAAAGTTTATGATGTAATTTCAAAAGCAAAGAGTATTCAGCTTTGGTGGGATCAATACCTTCCACCACAACTTGCAGAGACTCATAAGGATATTGTGCAATCTCTCTTTGGCTTGACAATTACACCAAAAGCTGCTGCAGAAAAAATGGAGAAAGCTGCTAAGGAATATTTCAAGAAGTAA
- a CDS encoding endonuclease III domain-containing protein, which produces MKQEDISQFLYNVYNKLYEYWGPQHWWPAETKFEMVIGAILAQNISWISAKKAICNLKKLNILSVEGILQTPEEKLAELIKAAGYYNQKAKRLKEFCNFLKREFNSDLEKLFALDISSLRQVLLSQKGIGFETADSIILYGAEKPIFVVDSYTKRLFYRLGLIESEKISYNDLQAIIMANLTPQTKFFNEFHALIVKHCKEICKSKKPICNKCCLRLICNYYNEE; this is translated from the coding sequence ATGAAACAAGAAGATATTTCGCAATTTCTTTATAACGTATATAACAAGCTCTATGAATATTGGGGCCCTCAACACTGGTGGCCTGCTGAAACCAAATTTGAAATGGTCATTGGTGCAATCTTAGCTCAAAATATCTCTTGGATCTCTGCTAAAAAAGCTATCTGTAATCTGAAAAAATTAAATATTCTCTCAGTTGAGGGAATTTTACAAACTCCTGAGGAGAAGCTTGCTGAATTAATCAAAGCTGCGGGATATTATAACCAAAAAGCCAAAAGGTTGAAGGAATTTTGCAACTTTTTAAAAAGAGAGTTTAACTCTGACTTAGAAAAATTATTTGCTCTTGACATCTCCAGCTTGAGACAGGTTTTGCTTTCTCAAAAGGGAATAGGATTTGAAACAGCTGATAGCATAATTTTGTATGGTGCTGAAAAACCCATCTTTGTGGTAGACAGTTATACAAAAAGACTTTTTTATAGGCTGGGTTTAATAGAAAGTGAAAAAATATCATATAATGATTTACAAGCAATTATTATGGCCAATCTGACTCCTCAAACCAAGTTTTTTAATGAGTTTCATGCACTTATTGTAAAGCATTGCAAAGAAATTTGTAAAAGCAAAAAGCCAATTTGTAACAAATGCTGTTTAAGATTAATTTGTAATTATTATAATGAAGAGTAA
- a CDS encoding glycoside hydrolase, protein MRMLLKRSLALLVSIVLVFSLFLGVFPQQARAQDTIKIVGNWQDAGNWNFDSSNIVLSETSTPGLYYGEYTFKTGGSYEFKAVINGSIWCTGAPKVADNNTNIPLNVTDGQTVKFWFFKNSQLVIDSTHFPNGPDSLVGQNSFKFVGVNSEWDPNDGKYQFVRVPDATYTYLYDNSYNDFSIPYGFKIIIGGFGNLSWAWNGAKEGSVVKFKETS, encoded by the coding sequence ATGAGAATGCTATTAAAAAGGTCTCTTGCTCTGCTGGTAAGCATTGTCCTTGTATTTTCGTTGTTCTTAGGTGTTTTTCCACAGCAAGCAAGAGCACAAGATACCATAAAAATTGTAGGTAACTGGCAGGATGCTGGTAACTGGAATTTTGACAGCTCTAATATTGTTTTGAGTGAAACCTCAACTCCGGGACTTTATTATGGTGAGTATACTTTTAAAACTGGTGGTTCTTATGAGTTCAAAGCAGTTATAAATGGTAGTATATGGTGTACAGGTGCTCCAAAAGTAGCAGATAATAATACTAACATACCTCTTAATGTTACAGATGGTCAGACAGTTAAGTTTTGGTTCTTCAAAAATTCTCAGCTTGTAATTGACAGCACTCATTTTCCAAATGGGCCTGATAGTTTAGTAGGGCAAAATTCTTTTAAATTTGTAGGAGTTAATAGTGAATGGGACCCTAATGATGGTAAGTATCAATTTGTAAGAGTGCCAGATGCAACATATACCTATTTATATGATAATAGTTACAATGATTTTTCGATACCATATGGATTTAAGATTATAATAGGTGGTTTTGGGAACCTATCATGGGCATGGAATGGTGCAAAAGAAGGTTCAGTTGTTAAATTTAAAGAGACCAGCTAA